The following is a genomic window from Sphingorhabdus sp. Alg231-15.
GGCCATGACGTGATCGAAAAACCACCGTTCTTCATGAAAGACGGCGGCACGGAAGTGATCCACGTTTCAATGAACACGGCTGAAGTTGACCCGGTCTATTTCCCGCAAATCGAAGTGATCGGCGATATCGGCAATGCGATCTGGCAGATGAAGGAAGATATCGTTCCTTCCGGTTCATGGAATTTCGACCATATGTACAAAGCCCGTGCAGCCGAAGAAGAGCATACAGCAACCATGGACGATGACATGCGTTGCCCCATCTATCCGCCGCATCTGGTCAAAGTCGTCCGCGAGCAAATGCCCGCCGATGGCATTATCTGCCTCGACAACGGCGTCTATAAAATCTGGTTCGCGCGGAACTATAAAGCCCGTGAGGCGAACACTGTATTGCTCGACAATGCGCTGGCAACCATGGGCGCGGGCCTGCCTTCCGCCATGGCATCGGCGATGGTCTATCCTGATCGCAAGGTCATGGCGATTTGCGGCGATGGCGGGTTCATGATGAACAGCCAGGAAATGGAGACAGCGGTTCGGTTGAAACTGAACATCACAGTGCTGATCCTCAACGACAGCAGCTATGGCATGATCCGTTGGAAGCAAGCCAATATGGGCTTCAAGGATTGGGGGTTGACCTATGATAATCCTGATTTCGTCAAATATGCGGAAAGCTATGGCGCTCATGGGCATCGGATCACCAGCGCGAAAAACCTGCAGGAAACGATCGACAAATGCCTCAACAGCGAAGGCGTGCATTTGATCGATTGCCCGGTGGACTATTCCGACAATGACCGTATCCTCAACGTTGAAATCAAGGACCTCAGCGCGAAGATTTAAGAGGATAGATCATGACAAAACTCAAAGACGTTTATCCGCTTTACCTCAACAATGTCGCCGCCCAGCCGAATACCGATTTGGAAGTCACCGACAAGTTCACCAACGAAGTGGCTTTCCGGACGGCGCTGGCAACGCCAGATGTAATTGAGGAAGCTATTGCCGGAGCGGTGGAAGCCGCTGAACCCATGGCGCGCATGGCGAGCTATGAGCGGCAAAATGTGCTGCAACATTGTGTGGACCGCTTCAAAGAGCGGTTTGATGAACTTGCCTATTCGCTTTGCGTTGAGGCAGGTAAACCGATCAAGGATGCCGAGGGTGAAGTTGGTCGGTTAATCGACACGTTCCGCATTGCTGCGGAGGAAGCCACTCGAAACTATGGCGAGGTTCAACCCCTCGACATTTCCGAGCGTGCCAAGGGCTATCAGGGCATGTGGAAACGGGTGCCCATTGGTCCCTGTAGTTTTATTTCACCGTTTAATTTTCCCTTGAACCTCGCGGCACACAAGATTGCTCCGGCGATTGCTGTGGGCTGTCCGTTTGTTATGAAGCCAGCGTCCAAGACGCCACTGGGTGCGATTATCATGGGTGAAGTTCTTGCCGAAACCAACCTGCCCAAAGGCGCGTTTTCAATATTGCCAGCCAGCCGCGATGGTGCTGACTTGTTCACCGTCGATGAACGCCTGAAACTGTTGTCCTTCACCGGTTCCCCCGGTGTTGGCTGGGATCTCAAAGCCAAGGCAGGGAAGAAGCCAGTCATTCTTGAACTGGGCGGCAACGCCGCTGTCATCGTCGATCATGATGCCGATCTGGAAGATGCGCTCGAGCGGATTATTTTCGGCGCTTTCTATCAGTCGGGGCAAAGCTGCATTGGCGTGCAACGGATCATAATCCATGAATCTGTTTACGACACTTTCAAGGATATGCTGGTTGCTAAAACCAAGACATTGATAGCCGGTGATCCCAAAGATCGCGATACTTTCATCGGTCCGATGATTTCCGAAGGCGAAGCCAAGCGTTTGCATGGCTGGATCGACGAGGCTGTTTCTGGCGGAGCAACCCTGCTTTGCGGCGGTAATCGGGTCGGTAATATGCTCGAAGCGACTTTGCTGGAAAATGTTGATCGCAATGCTGCAGCCAATCGCGAAGAAGCCTTTGGACCGCTGGCACTGCTTTCGAAATTCAGCGATTTTAACGCTGCGCTCGACGAAGTTAACGATAGTAAATTTGGTCTGCAGGCGGGTATCTTCACCCGTGACCTCTTCAAAACCTTGGATGCATGGGACCGGCTCGATGTTGGCGGCGTCGTGATTAACGACGTATCATCCTATCGCGTTGACAATATGCCTTATGGCGGCGTCAAGGATAGCGGCCTAGGACGGGAAGGTATCAGATTCGCGATGGAGGATATGAC
Proteins encoded in this region:
- a CDS encoding acetolactate synthase large subunit, with translation MTKASDLFVECLENEGVEYLFGVPGEENLDMLDSLSRSKKIELILTRHEQGAGFMAATYARHTGKTGVCMATLGPGATNLVTAAAYAQLGGMPILMVTGQKPIKKSKQGRFQILDVVDMMGPITKFTHQLASADNIPSRVREAIRLAEEEKPGASHIEFPEDVADEQTDSVPIKPSLSRRPIAEAKAVRAATKKIESAKSPILVIGGGANRTTTGRMLTQFIEKTGIPFVTTQLGKGVVDETNKEFMGCAALSANDFVHSAIESADLIINVGHDVIEKPPFFMKDGGTEVIHVSMNTAEVDPVYFPQIEVIGDIGNAIWQMKEDIVPSGSWNFDHMYKARAAEEEHTATMDDDMRCPIYPPHLVKVVREQMPADGIICLDNGVYKIWFARNYKAREANTVLLDNALATMGAGLPSAMASAMVYPDRKVMAICGDGGFMMNSQEMETAVRLKLNITVLILNDSSYGMIRWKQANMGFKDWGLTYDNPDFVKYAESYGAHGHRITSAKNLQETIDKCLNSEGVHLIDCPVDYSDNDRILNVEIKDLSAKI
- a CDS encoding aldehyde dehydrogenase family protein; its protein translation is MTKLKDVYPLYLNNVAAQPNTDLEVTDKFTNEVAFRTALATPDVIEEAIAGAVEAAEPMARMASYERQNVLQHCVDRFKERFDELAYSLCVEAGKPIKDAEGEVGRLIDTFRIAAEEATRNYGEVQPLDISERAKGYQGMWKRVPIGPCSFISPFNFPLNLAAHKIAPAIAVGCPFVMKPASKTPLGAIIMGEVLAETNLPKGAFSILPASRDGADLFTVDERLKLLSFTGSPGVGWDLKAKAGKKPVILELGGNAAVIVDHDADLEDALERIIFGAFYQSGQSCIGVQRIIIHESVYDTFKDMLVAKTKTLIAGDPKDRDTFIGPMISEGEAKRLHGWIDEAVSGGATLLCGGNRVGNMLEATLLENVDRNAAANREEAFGPLALLSKFSDFNAALDEVNDSKFGLQAGIFTRDLFKTLDAWDRLDVGGVVINDVSSYRVDNMPYGGVKDSGLGREGIRFAMEDMTEIRNLVIRRKV